The sequence GCTGCCGGCGCTCCAGCCTCACGCCGCACGCCTGGAGCGGCTGCGTCAGGACTACGCCCGAGGCGTTGCTCAGAAAGATGCGCCCCTCTCTGTCGCCCTCGTGGGCGCCACTGGCGCGGGCAAGTCCACCCTGCTCAATGCCCTCGCTGGGCAGCACCTGGCTCGCGAGGGCGAGAACCGCCCCACCAGCACCACCGCCACCGTCTTTGCTCCCGCTGGCGCGGACTTGGATGCGCTCTCTCGCGTGGGCGCCAGCGTGACGCGCTACACCGCCACGCCCCACGGAGTCTGGGGCGGGCAGATCTTCATCGACACGCCGGACCTCAACAGCGTCGCCACCACTCACCGCGAGGTGGCTCGCGCCGCACTCGAGTTGGCGGATGTGGCCCTCGTCGTCATGCACCGCGGCAGTGTGGCCGAGGCCACCCAGGTGGAGTTCCTCGCCGAGTTCGCCCGCCGCCGCGCCCTCGTATTCCTCATCAACTTCGCGGATGAGCTGTCCGCCGACTCTCGCGAGTCCCTCAAGGCCCAGGCTCGCAAGCTCGCCTCGGAGCAGTTCGGCCTGCCTCAGGAATCCATCCCCACCTTCGCCATCAGCGCCCGCGCCGCTCGCGAGGGCAAGGACCCCTCGGGCGAGTTCGGCGCCTTCCTCTTCCACCTGCGCGAGCTCGCCTCTCAGGCGGTGGCCGCTCGCGTGCGCCGGGGCAATGCGCTGGGTGCGCTGGAAGAGCTGGCCACCCGCGTAGACACCGCGCTCCAGGAGACCGAAGGCCTGCTGGCTCGCACCCGGACTGCTCTGGAAGCAGGCATCAGCCGGACCAGTGAGGGACTCCGCAAGGACTTCGACTCACGCTTGGAGCTGGCTCACGGGCACCTCGCCTCAGAGGTCCGCAGGCAGGCGGCGGGCCGATTCTGGGGGCCCGCGGCGTGGGGGCTGCGCCTCTCGTTCTGGGGTGCTGGAGGCATGGGCGCGGCGACGCTGCTCGCCCGCCGCAGCCTCCCTGTGGGACTGGCGGTCGCGGCCGCCTCCACCGCGCTCGACGTGGTGCGCGACAAGACTCGCGCACGCGCCGCCGAGGTCGCCGTCGTGGAGCCCTTCGAGGATGATCTCGCCGTGGAGTCCGCCGCACGCGCCGCGCTCACCGAGGCACGCACCGTCGCTCACACGAGCGGGCTGCCTCCGGAAACTCTCGGCATCCCTGACACGGACACGCTCCTCGTGGAGCTTCAGTCCGTCCGCTCCAGCACGTGGCGCTACACCGCCACCACGGCTGTCGCGGAGGCGGTGTCGACCTGGTGGCGCGTGGCAAGGTGGCTGGTGCTGCCGCTCATCAACCTGCCCCTCTTCGCACTGCTGGGGCACGTGGGCTACCGCGTCGTCCGCGCGTACCTCGAGGGCCCGCTGTTGACGATGGAGTACTTCGTCAACGCGGGCGCGCTCTTCCTGCTGCTCGCGGCCGGCGGCGCGCTGCTCGCCTCAGCGAGTCTCTCGGGCGCTGGCCGAGCTGTTCACCGGGCTGGCCGGACGCGGTTTACGGAGGCCCTCGCCGCCCAGAGCGGGAGGCTCGGAGAAGCCGTCGAGAACAGCCTTCGCTCCGGGCGGGATGCTGCTCGGAGACTTCTGGGCCTCATCCGCGGCCGGTGACAGCGACACCATCGCCTCGCCCGCGCGCGACGGCTGCTGCGCCGCCATCAGGCTGTCTTGCGAATCGCGGCACACCGGCGCCGCGATGCGCGTGTCGCGCACCGGATCACCGTAGCCCACGATGCGCGCCGGCACGGAGGGGTTGTTCCAGCCCCGGCCCGTCTCCGTCGCCACCTTGAAGTGCAGGTGCGGACCGCACGACCAGCCCGTCGCACCCGAGAAGCCGAGCAGCTGGCCCTGCTTCACGCGCTCGCCGGGCTTCACCACCACCGCGCTGAAGTGGAGGTACTGCGTCTCCAGTCCATCGCCGTGAGAGAGGACGACATAGTTGGCCTTGGGCGCGAACTTCTCGTCACAGCCGCCCTCGGTGCTATCGCCGCGCGCCATGCGCACCATCCCGTCGCGAGCCGCAACGATGGGCGTGCCCTCGGGCATGCGAAAATCCCAAGCGTACGTATCGTTGTACTTGTGACTCCCCGTGTCGTGACCTTGGCTCACCGTATAGATGCGGCCACAGGCAAACGGGACACCCACTTCAGGCATGTCCACCACGGTGTTGGGGGAGACCACCGGAACCGACGCAAGAACCAGCAGGGTGGGAATGATCATGGTTGGGGCCGCCTCTCAACGGAGAGATCCGCGCGCGAAATTCCGTGACGATTTTCCCCTCACAGCCTGTCCAGTGCATCGCCTGCACGCCGAGCCCCTGCCCCCTCGGCTGCTTCGCCCCGCACCCGCCTCATGAGTGACTGACTGGTCACTTTTTAAGTCCTCTGTTACAAGGGGAGGCATGGCACAGCGGAAGGCTCGCCAGGGGAACACGGCCCGTCCTCCTCGCAGGACGCAGGAGCAGCGGCGCGAGGAGACTCGCCGCCGCCTGCTCGATGCCACCATCACCGTGCTGGTGGAGCAGGGCTACGCCCAGCTGACCACCGTCGAGGTGGCCAAGCGGGCCGGCGTCTCCCAGGGTGCCATCTTCACGCACTTCGACACCAAGGCTGATCTGCTGTGTGCGTCCGTCGAGCACCTCTTTCCCCGGCTCATCCAGGACTACCTCACCGGGCTCGGGGGCCTGCCGAGCGGCCGGGATCGGATCAGCGCCGCCATCCAGATGCTCTGGGTGGTCTTCCAGCGTCCGGAGCTGCAGGCCGCCATCGAGCTCTACGTGGCCGCGCGCACCGACCCAGAGCTGCAAGCCGCCTTGGCCGCCATGGAGGGCCCCCACCGCGACAACCTGGTGCGCGTGGCGCGCGAGCTGTTCCCCGAGGCCGCCTCGCATCATGAGTTCGAGGCCGTCATCGAGCTCGTCATTGACGCCGTGCAGGGAGGCGCCATCGCCCGCGTCGCCCGGCCGGACCATCCCGCCATCCAGCGGATGCTCAAGGTCCTCACCCGCTTCGTCCACCGCAGCTTTGCCCGAGGCCGGCCCCGCCTCCTCAAGAAAGCCTAACGAGGTCTCCCATGGATACCACCCACATGCCCGACCTCATCACCCCCGCCATCCCCTTCTTCATCCTCTCGCTCATCATCGAGGGGTTCGTGGTGAAGCGGATGCGGGACGAGAGGCGCGACGTCCGGGGACACACGCTCAAGGACACCGCCGCCAGCCTCTCCATGGGGCTCGGCAACCTCATCATCGGCCTCGTGTGGAAGGGCATCGCCTTCGCCTTCTACATCGCGCTCTACCAGCTCACGCCGCTGCGCATGGGCTCGGGGCCCTGGGTCTGGGTGCTGCTCTTCCTGGGCGATGACCTCTGCTACTACTGGTTCCACCGCGTCCATCACGAGTGCCGCTTCCTCTGGGCCGGCCACGTGGTCCACCACTCGAGCCAGCACTACAACCTGTCCACCGCCCTGCGGCAGCCGTGGACCACGCCCATCACCGGTGTGCCCTTCTGGGCCCCGCTGGCGCTGCTCGGGTTCAACCCCGCGTATATCGTCGCCATGCAGTCCATCAGCCTGCTCTACCAGTATTGGATTCACACCGAGTCCATCGGGAAGCTCGGGCCCCTGGAGTGGGTGCTCAACACGCCCTCGCACCACCGCGTGCACCACGCCTCCAACACGCAGTACCTCGACAAGAACCACGGCGGCATCCTCATCATCTGGGACCGGCTGTTCGGCACCTTCGCCCCCGAGGTGGAGCGCCCCGTCTATGGGCTGACCACGAACATCCACACCTACAATCCCTTCCGCATCGCCGCCCATGAGTACGCCGCCATCGCGAAGGACTTGAAGCGCCCCGAGCCCCTGCGCATCCGGCTCGCCCGCGTCTTCCGAAACCCCGCGTGGAAGCCCCCCGAGGAGGAGCGCGTGCCGCCGCCTCCGTCGACGCTTCCGGCCTGAACGTCTCCGCCTTTCCTCCCGGGAAGAGGCAGACTCCCTCCCCTGTTGGGCGCGCCGCGCCGCCAACGGCGCTGGGAGGGCACTGCACATGACGTCGCATTCCGGGAGAGGCTCGTGGGGTTGGCTCGCGCTGGGGCTCTGGCTCGCTGGGTGCGCGACCGCGCAGACGGCTCAGCCCCCTCAGCCCGCCCCCGGGGCTCCTCCTGCCGCTGCGGGCACTCCGGTGGTTGCCTTCGTGGGCGTCTCCGTCCTCCCGCTCGACTCCGATCGGGTGCTCGAGGACCAGACCGTGGTGGTGCGCGGCGATCGCATCGAGGCCATGGGTCCCAAGGCCTCCACCCCCGTCCCCGCGGGTGCCACTCAGCTCGACGGGCGCGGCCGCTACCTCATGCCCGGACTGGTGGACATGCACATCCACTTGATGCCCGGTGAGGGCGCACCCACGGACCCTGCGGGACAACAGCTCAGCCTGCTCCTCGCCAATGGCATCACCACCGCGCGCGCCCTGGTGGCCCCTCCGAGTGGCCTGGCCCTGAGGGACCGCGTGGCTCGCGGCGAGGTGTCCGGCCCCACGCTCCGGGTGGCGGGGCCCTCCTTCCACGGCAAGTCCGTGCAGAGCCCAGAGCAAGCCCGGCAGCGGGTGCGCGAGCAGAAGGCCGCGGGCTATGACTTGCTCAAGACCCACGGCGGCCTCAGCCGCGAGACGTACGATGCCATGGTCGCCGAGGCCAAGGCCCAGGGCCTGCGCGTCAGCGGCCATGTCACTCAGGAGGTCGGCCTCCTGCATGCGCTCGAGTCGGGACAGCAGATCGAGCACCTCGATGGCTACCTCGCCGCGCTGCTGCCTCCCGGAGACACGACGCCCGTGGAACAGGTGGAGTTCGGCGCGGCCCTCGCGAAGATGAGCCCGGCCCGTATCCCCACGCTCGCCGAGGCCACGAAGAAGGCGGGCATCTTCAACTCCCCCACCCTCGCCCTCTTCGAGATTGTCGCCAGCGACGGCGCCGTCCCCGAGCTGCGCTCCTCGCGGGAGCTGCGCTACGTGCCCTCCACCGCCGTGGATGCGTGGACGAAGGAGCTGCTCACCGGCCCGCTCTCTCAGGCCCCCGTGTCCGGCAAGCACCGGTTCCTCGAGCTGCGCCGCCAGGTGGTCCAAGGCCTGCACGCGGCCGGGACGCCACTGCTGGTGGGCTCGGACTCGCCCCAGCTCTTCATGGTGCCCGGCTTCGCCCTCCACCAGGAGATGGAGGCGATGACGGCCGCCGGTCTGCCCCCCCTCACCGTGCTCCAGGCCGCCACGCGCAACGCCTCCGCGTACTTCGGCGAGAGCGACCAGTGGGGCTCGGTCGCTCCCGGCCAGCGCGCGGACCTGCTGCTGCTCAATACCAACCCGCTCCAGGACGTGAAGCTCACCCGGGCCCTCGTGGGCGTCATGGTGCGCGGCCAGTGGCTCCCTCGAACCGAGCTGGATGCCCGCCTCGAACAGGTCGCCGCCGCCGCCAAGGCCGCCAAAAACTGACCGCCTCCCGCCCAGGGGCATATGTGTTCAATGTCGGGCTTAACACCTACCTCTTAGGTTAGGAACGTTCTCCTCGCTTTTCCCGATGAACGTGAGGCGCTAAGGACTCCCAGGGAAATCCAATGGCCGGTGAGGGAGTCATGAGTCAGCGTGAGCTGTGGGAGCGGTACAAGAAGTACCTCTGCATCTGCCCGACGGTGGGTTTCACGCTCGATATCTCCAGGATGAACTTCGCTGACGGCTTCCTGGATCAGATGAGCGGGCCCCTGCAGGCGGCCTTCGCCGCCATGGAGGCCCTGGAGAAGGGCGCCATCGCCAACCCGGACGAGAACCGCCGCGTGGGCCACTACTGGCTGCGCGCCCCGGAGATGTCCCCGGAGGCCGGCATTGGCCGCGCCATCCGGGACACGCTCGCGGACGTGCACTGGTTCGCGGAGGAGCTCCACGAGGGCCGCATTGCCCCGCAAACGGCCGAGCGCTTCACGCAGTTGCTCGTCATTGGCATCGGCGGCTCGGCGCTGGGGCCTCAGCTCGTCGCGGACGCGCTGGGTGGCCCCTCGGACAAGATGCGCGTCTTCTTCTTCGACAACACGGATCCAGATGGCATGGACCGCGTGCTGGCGCAGGTGGGCGACAAGCTGCCGGAGACGCTCACCCTCGTGGTCAGCAAGTCCGGCGGCACCAAGGAGACGCGCAACGGCATGCTGGAGGCCGAGCGCGCGTACCAGGCCCGCGGCCTCACCTTCGGCGCCCACGCCGTGGCCATCACCGGCGAGCACAGTGAGCTCGACCAGTACGCCAAGAAGAACGGTTGGCTGCGCGCCTTCCCCATGTGGGACTGGGTTGGCGGGCGCACCTCCGTCATGTCCGCCGTGGGCATGCTGCCCGCACGGCTGCAGGGGCTCGACATCGATGGGATGCTGTCGGGCGCTCGGGACATGGACCGCGAGACGCGCCAGCGGGACGTGCTCCGCAACCCGGCCGCGCTGCTGGCGCTCATGTGGTACCACGCCGGTAAGGGCCGCGGCACCCAGGACATGGTCATCCTGCCGTACAAGGACCGGCTGCTGTTGATGTCCCGCTACCTCCAGCAGCTGGTGATGGAGTCGCTGGGCAAGGAGAAGGCGCTGGACGGCAAGGTGGTGAACCAGGGCATCGCCGTCTACGGCAACAAGGGCTCCACGGATCAGCACGCCTACGTGCAGCAGCTGCGCGAGGGGGTGCACAACTTCTTCGTCACCTTCATCGAGGTGCTCAAGGACCGCGAGGGTGCCTCCCTGCCCGTGGAGGAGAACGCCACCAGCGGGGACTACCTGCTGGGCTTCCTGCTCGGCACCCGGAGGGCCCTCTTCGAGAAGGGCCGCGAGTCCATCACCCTCACCGTGCCGGACGTGAGCGCGCGCACGCTGGGTGCCCTCATCGCGCTGTACGAGCGCGCCGTCGGGTTCTACGCCTCGCTGGTCAACATCAACGCCTACCACCAGCCGGGCGTCGAGGCCGGGAAGAAGGCAGCCGGCTCCGTGCTGGAGATTCAGCGCAAGCTGCTCTCGCACCTTCGCGGGACCAAGGGTACTCCGGGCACGGCGGAGGAGCTGGCCGCCGCCATGGGCGCCACGGACGAGGTGGAGACGGTGTTCAAGGTGCTCGAGCATCTGGCCGCCAACCCCCACCACGGGGTGAAACGCACCGAGGGCACCACGCCGTTCGGCGCGCGCTTCAGCGTGAAGTAGCTCACCGCTCCAGGGGCCCGAGCTGCACCTGGAGCACCTGGGCCGTGGGCCAGGGCGGAGTGAACTCGGGGCGCGCGGTGAGCACCGCGCACAGCCGCGCGCCGGAGGCCTCCTTCACCAGCTGCGCCAGCAGATCCAAGGTGACCGGATCAGCCCAGTGCACGTCCTCCACCACCATCAGCACGGGCTGCCGCTGGGCCATCTCGAAGAACAGGTCCAGCAGCGCCTGCACGGTCTGCTCCTGCTGGCGCCGCGCGGACATGGCCTGCACCGGATGGTGGACCGAGGCACCCGGAACGGCGAGGAGCGCGGCGAACAGCGGGAGGAACTCGGCGGTCTCGAAGCCGTACTGGGAGAGCAGCGCCTCGATCGCGGCGGTGGCCTGCTCCGAGGTCGAGTCCTGGCTCAGCCCCAGCAACCGCTCCAGCAGATCCACCACGGGCCGCAAGGGGCTGTCGCGCCCCTCGGAGGTGCAGCGGCACTCCAGGAAGGTGTGCGGCGTGTGGCGCGCTTGCAGCACGAGTTCCTGCGCCAGGCGGGACTTGCCGATGCCGGGCTCGCCTCGGATCAGGATGCCCTGCCCCGTGCCGGCCTGCACCTGCCTCCAGCGCTGCACCAGCAGCTCCAGTTCCAGGGTGCGGCCGAGCAGCGGATTCACGGGTGTCCGCTCCAGGCCCGCCGTGGAGGCACGCTGCCGGCCTCGGAGGCGGAACACCGGCATGGAGTTCGCCCCCACGCCCACACGGTGCTCTCCCGAAGGTTCGAGGACAAAGCCCTCGCGCAGCACCTGGGCGGTGGCCTCACTGACGAGCAACTCTCCGGGCTGAGCGAGCGCCTCCAGCCGCTCCGCCACTCCGGGCGTGTGGCCCACCAGCACGGGCAGCCCCGAGAGGCCCTGCCCTCGCAGCTCGCGACTGAGGACGGGACCGGTGTGGATGCCGACGCGGACCTCGGCCTTCAGTCCGTGGGCACGTGCCAGCTCCGCACCGCGCTTCTCCATCTGCGCCATCAGCTCCAGGGCCGTGAAGGCCGCGCGCTGGGCGTCGTCCTCGTGCGCCTTGGGATAGCCGAAGTACAGCAGCACCCGCTCTCCCCAGACGCTGCCCAGCCAGCCCTCCCGCTTGCGGGCCAGCTCGACCCAGGCGGCGTGCTGCTTCCATAGCAGCGCGTCCAGCTCCTCGGCCTTCGCGGTGGCCGCGCTCCCGCCCACCAGCCGCAGGCTGCAGCAGACAGCCGTGAGGTGCCGGCGCTCATCCTCGGCGGAGGCCAGGGGCTGCTCCACCAGGACCGGGGACATGGGCGTCTCCGCCGAGGGCCACCCCTGCGTCGCGCACGACTCCAGCTCCAGCAGCAGGCCCTGCGCGGTGACGTCCCGTGCCTGGGGGTTCTTCTCCGTGGCGCGCCGCAGCAGCCGGCCGAGGCGATGACTGGAGAGCCACTCGGGCAGGACGACGGGCTCCGGGCCCAGCTGCTTGAAGATGAGGTCCTGCAGCCGGGAGCCCTCCACCACCCGCCTGCCCGTGAGACACTCCACGAAGATGAGGCCCCACGCGTAGAGGTCCGTACGCGCCGTTACCGGCTCACCCCGGAGTTGCTCGGGCGCGGCGTAAGCGGGCGTGCCCAGCGTGTCCCGCGTCCGGGTGATGCGTGACAGCTCCTCGCGCCGGTCCTCGTCGGAGAGCGTGCCCAGTCCGAAGTCGAGCACCATGGCATTGCGCCGCAGGCCCGTGCTGGTGAGCATGATGTTCTGCGGCTTCAGGTCCCGGTGGACGATGCCCAGCTTGTGCGCGCACCCCAGCGCGTCCAGCACCTGCAACATGAGATGCGCGGCCTCCCATGGCGGCAGCGCCCCCTCCGTCGCAAGCACGTCTCCTAACGTTCGGCCGGGCACATACTCGAAGACGGTGTAGAGCCGCCCGGTCGCTGTCCGCCCGGAGTCGATGAGCCGGACGATGTGCGGGTGATAGAGCCGGGCGCACAGCCGCATCTCGCGCTGAAAGCGGGCAATGAGCCCCTCGTCCGCCGCATGCAGTGGCTGGAGGATTTTGACGGCCACCTCCTGACCGGTGGCCCGCTGGCGCGCCTTGAAGACCTGGCTGAAGCCTCCCTCGCCCAGCTTGGAGAGCACCTCGTAGCGCTCCTGGAACACCTTATCGTTGGCGATGGATTGCAGGCGGAGCCTCTGGGACGAACCGTGGGGAGTGCTGCTTATCCCAGAACCTATATCGGCGTCAGGACCCCCACTCCTCCATCACGGCCCGAGCTCGCTGGAGATCCAACGTGTCGAAGCCTTCCGTGAACTGTCCATAAAGAGGCATCAACAGCTCACGGGCCTCCGCGTGTTGTCCCTTGCGCAGCAATTGCTTGCACAGCGGTACGGCGGCGCGCAGCTCCACCATCCTCGCGCTCCGCTCGCGCGCTAGGGCGATGGCCTCTCGCAGCTTGGCTTCGCCCTCATTGGAGTCTGGGTTCTGGGCCAGCAGCGCATTGCCATACCGGTACAGCACGTGCAGCTGCGAGAATCCCTCCCCGGAGGCCTGGGCCCGGCGCAGCGCCTCCTCAAGCCGCTGGAGCGCCGCCTCATGATGGCCGAGTGAGGACTCGACCTCGGCCACGATGGAAGCATAACTGGACCAGTAGAGCGCACTGCCATGTTCCTCCAGCAGGGCGAGGATCCGCTGCATCCCTTGCAGATCCCGCGTGGCCACGCAGCGCAGCAGCTGCGCGTACGCCCCTTGCGACACGAGCCGCTGGCGAGTGGTCAGCTCGACGAGCTCGCTAGAGAGGGTGTCGAGCCGGGCGAACTCCAGCCGCAGGTGGTACAGCACCAGGGTGTAGATGCTGGCCACGGCGCGTGTGCTCATGTGATTCAAGTCTCGAGCCCTGGCGAGGGCAGACTCCATCACCCTCAAGCCCTCATCCGGAAATCCCAGGTGCCACCGCACGAACCCTAGGGACAGCATTGCCTGGACGCGAGGATCGAGCGCGTACATGGAAGCAGCGCTGGGAACAGCGTCTTCGCGCAGTGACAAGGCCCGGCCGAGGCATTCTCCCGACTCGACGAACAGTCCCTGGGCACAGAGAGAATCTCCCAGGAGCGGGAGTGTCACGGCCTGGTGGCTGGCGTGCTGCGTCAGCCCCTCCATGGAAACCAGCCGCTCCGCCAACGCGCGCGCCTGAGTATGTTGGGCACGCAGGTGATGGTAACTGGCCAGCGCCCACAGCGTTGGGACAACGCGCGGGCTGTCGCCCAGCAGATCGATCAACGCCTGGCTGCGCTCCACGTGTGCTTTGACCGCAGCGTCGGTCCAGCCCCGAGTCGCCATGAGCGCGGGGGTGATGACTTCGTTGAACTCGAGTTCCACCTTCGCGCGCTCGCGCTCGTCGGAGATAGCACCGAGCCACTCCAGCGCCTCCGTGGCGTGGCTCAAGGCTTCGGCATGGGCCGAACGCATGAGGGCCCCCACCGCTGCCTTGAGGGCATACCCCAGCGCCTCGCGCTTCTGCTCCGCTCCAGCATGGTGGCGAGCCAACACGTCTGGACGTTGCTGGACCAGCTCGGGGAAGCGCTGCTCCAGCGCCGCCGCGATGCGCGCATGCATCTGCCGGCGCATCTGCTTGGGCATGGCCTCGTAGGCGGTGTCGCGGATGAGGGCATGCTTGAAGGCGTAGCCCGAGCCGCGCGCCCCGCGCCGCCGGTGGACGAGATCCGCCACCACCAGAGCCTCCAAGTCCTTCTTCAGCATCGCCTCGTCCGACGCGGAGGCCGCCAGGAGCACCTCGTAGCTGAAATCACGCCCCAGCGCGGAGGCGAGCTGTGCCGTGGCCTTGGCCACGCCGAGCCGGTCCAGCCGGGCCATCAGTAAGTCGCGCAGGGTGCTCGGAACCTCCAGGCTCCCCACCTTGCGCGGCGTGTCTCCTTGCCGAGACAGGGACTCCACCACCATCCGGGTCAGCTCCTCGACGAACAGCGGCACCCCATCCGTGCGCTCCAGGATGCGCTCCACCACCTCAGCGGAAAGCAGGACCCCCTGCGTCAGGCGCTTCACCATCTCCTCCACCTGAGACCGCTCCAGCCGCCCCAGCTGCACCTGGAGCACCTGGGACGCGGACCCGGGCGGCGTAAACTCGGGACGCGCGGTGAGCAGCGCGCACAGGCGCGCGCCCGAGACGTCCCCCACCAGCTGCCCCAGCAGCTCCAGGGTCGTCGGGTCGGCCCAGTGGAGGTCTTCCACCAGCAGCAGCACGGGCTGTTGCTGGGCCATCTCGAACAGCAGCCCCAGCAGCGCCTGGAACGTCTCCTCCTTCTGGCGCTGCGGAGACATGGGCGGCGGCGGATAGCGGCCCGAGGGATCCTTGAGCGACAGCAGCGCGGCGAACAGCGGCAGGAACTCGGCCAGCACGAAGCCGTAGCGCAGCAGCAGCGCTTCGAGCGCCGCCACGGCTTGCTCCGGCGTGGAGCCCCGGTCTAGCCCCAGCAGCCGCTCCAGCAGATCCACCACCGGGCGCAGGGTGCTGTGGCGCCACTCGGGAGAGCACCGGCACTCCAGGAAGGTGTGCGGCACGTCGCGCGCCTGTTGCGCCAGCTCCTGCGCCAGCCGCGATTTGCCGATGCCCGGCTCTCCGGTGATGAGGAGGGCCTGCCCCACGCCCGCCACCACCTGCCGCCAGCGCTGCCGCAGCAGCTCCGTCTCCCAGAGGCGCCCGAACAGCGGTGCCACCTGGCCGTGCGAGGCTGTGCGCAGCTCGGGGCCCAGCTCGAACGACTGCATCGACCAGCTGCCGGCTTGGGCCTCCTGAGCGGGCATCAGCTCGAAGGCGTCCCTCAGCAGCTTCGCCGTCTGGGTGCTCACGAGGATGGCTCCTGGGCTGGCTCGCTCCGCCAGTCGCGAGGCCACGCTGGGCACAGGCCCCACCGGGGCGGACGACAAGGCGCTGCTGCCGCCCAGGACACTGGGACTGACCACCAGCCCGGTGTGGATGCCCACGCGTACCTCCAGCGAGGCCCCGTGCTTCTCCGCCAGCTCCTGGGCCCGCTGCTCCAGTTCCGACACCATCTCCAGTGCCATCCGCGCCGCGCGCCGCGCATCGTCCTCTCGCGCCGTGGGGTAGCCCATGAACACCACCATCCGCTCCGCCAGCACCCCTCCCACGTGCGCTTCGAGGCGCCGGGCGATCTCCGCGAGCGCCACATACAGGCCTCGGTGCAGCTGATCCGCCTCCTCGACGTCCTCGCGCTCCTCCAGCCCCGCCAGCGTCACCCCGATGCAGACAGCGGTCAGCTGGCGGTGCTCCCCATCCGCCTTCATGATGACCGTCTCGACCAGAGCCTGCCCCGCCCCCATACCGGCCCCCATCTGCGGCGCTCCGCTGCCCCCGCCCTCCCTGGCCCTGGACTCCAGCTCCTGGATCAGCCCCTGCGCCGTCACCTCACGCGCCTTCGGATCCTTCTGCGTCACCTTGCGCAGCAGCGGGCCCAGCCGGTGCCGCTCCAGCCAGTCCGGGAAAGGAATTGGATCCGGTCCGA is a genomic window of Hyalangium minutum containing:
- a CDS encoding sterol desaturase family protein produces the protein MDTTHMPDLITPAIPFFILSLIIEGFVVKRMRDERRDVRGHTLKDTAASLSMGLGNLIIGLVWKGIAFAFYIALYQLTPLRMGSGPWVWVLLFLGDDLCYYWFHRVHHECRFLWAGHVVHHSSQHYNLSTALRQPWTTPITGVPFWAPLALLGFNPAYIVAMQSISLLYQYWIHTESIGKLGPLEWVLNTPSHHRVHHASNTQYLDKNHGGILIIWDRLFGTFAPEVERPVYGLTTNIHTYNPFRIAAHEYAAIAKDLKRPEPLRIRLARVFRNPAWKPPEEERVPPPPSTLPA
- a CDS encoding glucose-6-phosphate isomerase, translating into MSQRELWERYKKYLCICPTVGFTLDISRMNFADGFLDQMSGPLQAAFAAMEALEKGAIANPDENRRVGHYWLRAPEMSPEAGIGRAIRDTLADVHWFAEELHEGRIAPQTAERFTQLLVIGIGGSALGPQLVADALGGPSDKMRVFFFDNTDPDGMDRVLAQVGDKLPETLTLVVSKSGGTKETRNGMLEAERAYQARGLTFGAHAVAITGEHSELDQYAKKNGWLRAFPMWDWVGGRTSVMSAVGMLPARLQGLDIDGMLSGARDMDRETRQRDVLRNPAALLALMWYHAGKGRGTQDMVILPYKDRLLLMSRYLQQLVMESLGKEKALDGKVVNQGIAVYGNKGSTDQHAYVQQLREGVHNFFVTFIEVLKDREGASLPVEENATSGDYLLGFLLGTRRALFEKGRESITLTVPDVSARTLGALIALYERAVGFYASLVNINAYHQPGVEAGKKAAGSVLEIQRKLLSHLRGTKGTPGTAEELAAAMGATDEVETVFKVLEHLAANPHHGVKRTEGTTPFGARFSVK
- a CDS encoding GTPase translates to MDETKLPDPEDLQPLISAALALPALQPHAARLERLRQDYARGVAQKDAPLSVALVGATGAGKSTLLNALAGQHLAREGENRPTSTTATVFAPAGADLDALSRVGASVTRYTATPHGVWGGQIFIDTPDLNSVATTHREVARAALELADVALVVMHRGSVAEATQVEFLAEFARRRALVFLINFADELSADSRESLKAQARKLASEQFGLPQESIPTFAISARAAREGKDPSGEFGAFLFHLRELASQAVAARVRRGNALGALEELATRVDTALQETEGLLARTRTALEAGISRTSEGLRKDFDSRLELAHGHLASEVRRQAAGRFWGPAAWGLRLSFWGAGGMGAATLLARRSLPVGLAVAAASTALDVVRDKTRARAAEVAVVEPFEDDLAVESAARAALTEARTVAHTSGLPPETLGIPDTDTLLVELQSVRSSTWRYTATTAVAEAVSTWWRVARWLVLPLINLPLFALLGHVGYRVVRAYLEGPLLTMEYFVNAGALFLLLAAGGALLASASLSGAGRAVHRAGRTRFTEALAAQSGRLGEAVENSLRSGRDAARRLLGLIRGR
- a CDS encoding TOMM system kinase/cyclase fusion protein, with product MFQERYEVLSKLGEGGFSQVFKARQRATGQEVAVKILQPLHAADEGLIARFQREMRLCARLYHPHIVRLIDSGRTATGRLYTVFEYVPGRTLGDVLATEGALPPWEAAHLMLQVLDALGCAHKLGIVHRDLKPQNIMLTSTGLRRNAMVLDFGLGTLSDEDRREELSRITRTRDTLGTPAYAAPEQLRGEPVTARTDLYAWGLIFVECLTGRRVVEGSRLQDLIFKQLGPEPVVLPEWLSSHRLGRLLRRATEKNPQARDVTAQGLLLELESCATQGWPSAETPMSPVLVEQPLASAEDERRHLTAVCCSLRLVGGSAATAKAEELDALLWKQHAAWVELARKREGWLGSVWGERVLLYFGYPKAHEDDAQRAAFTALELMAQMEKRGAELARAHGLKAEVRVGIHTGPVLSRELRGQGLSGLPVLVGHTPGVAERLEALAQPGELLVSEATAQVLREGFVLEPSGEHRVGVGANSMPVFRLRGRQRASTAGLERTPVNPLLGRTLELELLVQRWRQVQAGTGQGILIRGEPGIGKSRLAQELVLQARHTPHTFLECRCTSEGRDSPLRPVVDLLERLLGLSQDSTSEQATAAIEALLSQYGFETAEFLPLFAALLAVPGASVHHPVQAMSARRQQEQTVQALLDLFFEMAQRQPVLMVVEDVHWADPVTLDLLAQLVKEASGARLCAVLTARPEFTPPWPTAQVLQVQLGPLER
- a CDS encoding TetR/AcrR family transcriptional regulator — encoded protein: MAQRKARQGNTARPPRRTQEQRREETRRRLLDATITVLVEQGYAQLTTVEVAKRAGVSQGAIFTHFDTKADLLCASVEHLFPRLIQDYLTGLGGLPSGRDRISAAIQMLWVVFQRPELQAAIELYVAARTDPELQAALAAMEGPHRDNLVRVARELFPEAASHHEFEAVIELVIDAVQGGAIARVARPDHPAIQRMLKVLTRFVHRSFARGRPRLLKKA
- a CDS encoding amidohydrolase family protein: MTSHSGRGSWGWLALGLWLAGCATAQTAQPPQPAPGAPPAAAGTPVVAFVGVSVLPLDSDRVLEDQTVVVRGDRIEAMGPKASTPVPAGATQLDGRGRYLMPGLVDMHIHLMPGEGAPTDPAGQQLSLLLANGITTARALVAPPSGLALRDRVARGEVSGPTLRVAGPSFHGKSVQSPEQARQRVREQKAAGYDLLKTHGGLSRETYDAMVAEAKAQGLRVSGHVTQEVGLLHALESGQQIEHLDGYLAALLPPGDTTPVEQVEFGAALAKMSPARIPTLAEATKKAGIFNSPTLALFEIVASDGAVPELRSSRELRYVPSTAVDAWTKELLTGPLSQAPVSGKHRFLELRRQVVQGLHAAGTPLLVGSDSPQLFMVPGFALHQEMEAMTAAGLPPLTVLQAATRNASAYFGESDQWGSVAPGQRADLLLLNTNPLQDVKLTRALVGVMVRGQWLPRTELDARLEQVAAAAKAAKN